In one Candidatus Nitronereus thalassa genomic region, the following are encoded:
- a CDS encoding peptidylprolyl isomerase yields MEWRASHILVKEKGLADQLRDRLKSGANFRDLAEEYSTCPSKSKGGDLGWFGPGKMVKAFEDAVKKMSHGSISNVVSTQFGYHIIKKTGQKD; encoded by the coding sequence ATGGAGTGGAGAGCAAGTCATATACTGGTAAAAGAAAAAGGGTTAGCAGACCAGCTGCGAGACCGATTGAAAAGCGGGGCCAATTTCAGAGACTTGGCTGAAGAATATTCGACCTGTCCCAGTAAATCCAAAGGCGGTGATCTGGGATGGTTTGGGCCTGGCAAAATGGTGAAAGCGTTTGAAGATGCCGTCAAAAAAATGAGCCATGGCAGTATCAGCAATGTGGTCAGTACACAATTTGGATACCACATCATTAAGAAAACCGGACAGAAGGATTAA
- a CDS encoding GNAT family N-acetyltransferase has protein sequence MTIRSATSKDIEVLVSLMGLFYAESGFPLDDLWAAESFTSLLGNPERGGVWMALETDSVVGYVVLSIRHTMEHGGLGAYIDDLYVKPECRRRGAATALLNSLLAECQGRGCKSIHVEAGELNQPAWRLYAKFGLQQAADGRVLLSRRLLS, from the coding sequence ATGACTATTCGTTCAGCGACGTCTAAAGACATTGAGGTTTTGGTGAGCCTGATGGGATTGTTCTATGCAGAGTCAGGCTTTCCGCTGGACGACCTGTGGGCGGCTGAGTCGTTTACTTCTTTACTGGGGAATCCAGAAAGAGGCGGTGTGTGGATGGCCTTGGAAACCGATAGTGTGGTGGGGTATGTCGTACTTTCGATACGGCATACTATGGAGCATGGGGGCTTAGGTGCCTACATCGATGATCTGTATGTCAAACCAGAGTGCCGGCGTCGTGGTGCAGCAACCGCACTGTTAAACAGCCTATTGGCTGAATGTCAGGGGCGCGGGTGCAAATCAATTCATGTGGAAGCTGGAGAACTCAATCAACCTGCCTGGCGGCTCTATGCCAAGTTTGGTCTCCAGCAGGCCGCTGACGGGCGTGTACTCCTCAGTCGGAGATTGTTGTCCTAG
- a CDS encoding Leu/Phe/Val dehydrogenase, whose amino-acid sequence MLEIKHLKVKGFETVAVGKDPAANFHAIIAVHSTRLGPSLGGIRMWPYKNEKEALQDVLRLANAMSKKAAISGLQVGGGKAVIIGNPEKEKTPTVLHLMGALIDSLKGQYIAAKDSGIVPEDLNVVSEKTRHVTGTTGKHGGSGDPSLSTAKGVLKGMQAASQVVFGSQNLNNRVVAIQGVGHVGWNLGNLLVKHGANLIVADLQQERAARAQRAWKAEVVPLSRIHRVPADIFAPCALGGVLNAKTIPQLRASIVAGGANNQFLDEERDPYLLMRRNIVHVPDYVLNAGGLIQLVVREVLHQRRVASWINNIQRTVRQVLTESLRDNLPPLIVANRLALEKIGT is encoded by the coding sequence ATGCTCGAGATAAAACACCTCAAGGTCAAGGGCTTCGAAACTGTCGCGGTCGGAAAAGATCCCGCGGCAAATTTCCACGCCATCATTGCCGTGCATTCCACACGGCTGGGACCGTCCCTCGGCGGAATTCGCATGTGGCCCTATAAAAATGAAAAAGAAGCCTTACAAGATGTGCTGCGTTTAGCCAACGCCATGAGCAAGAAAGCGGCTATTTCCGGTTTACAGGTTGGTGGCGGGAAGGCTGTAATCATTGGTAACCCAGAAAAAGAGAAAACCCCAACAGTACTGCATTTAATGGGAGCGCTCATTGATTCTCTTAAAGGACAATATATCGCCGCCAAAGATTCAGGGATTGTGCCGGAAGATTTAAATGTGGTCTCGGAAAAGACCCGCCATGTCACTGGTACTACAGGAAAACATGGGGGAAGCGGTGATCCTTCCCTGTCGACAGCCAAGGGTGTGCTAAAAGGAATGCAAGCCGCCAGCCAAGTCGTTTTTGGATCGCAAAATCTGAACAACCGGGTGGTCGCGATCCAGGGGGTCGGCCATGTGGGATGGAATCTCGGCAACCTCTTGGTAAAACACGGGGCGAATCTCATCGTCGCCGACCTGCAGCAAGAACGAGCCGCCCGAGCGCAACGAGCATGGAAAGCCGAAGTAGTGCCTTTATCAAGGATTCATCGGGTCCCGGCAGACATCTTTGCACCCTGTGCCTTAGGAGGCGTACTCAATGCCAAGACCATCCCGCAACTACGAGCCAGCATTGTGGCTGGTGGAGCCAACAATCAATTTCTGGATGAAGAGCGCGATCCCTATCTCTTGATGAGAAGAAACATTGTGCACGTGCCGGATTACGTCTTGAATGCCGGAGGGCTGATTCAGCTGGTGGTCCGGGAGGTCCTACACCAACGACGCGTAGCGTCGTGGATTAACAATATCCAACGAACGGTGCGGCAGGTTCTGACGGAATCCCTGCGTGATAACCTCCCTCCCCTCATTGTGGCGAACCGGCTGGCGCTAGAAAAGATTGGGACGTAA
- a CDS encoding Slp family lipoprotein, translating to MKVKRLLIGCGLILWLTGCASSPFFPNNGQVVKSETEFGVLKAEPDVYKGGTVKLAARIVSVEPSKQGTLVVAEWLPYPQSEYDGPEDIGWVSKGLVAVYYPDKLDAEGSLYGNKFLAIGKMVGVTDSQSKLPYMTARCLHVWKTGAADIGDSADEYDISEERYCAENNPKSPKVS from the coding sequence ATGAAAGTAAAAAGACTTCTTATAGGATGTGGGTTAATCCTATGGTTAACGGGATGTGCTTCGTCACCATTTTTTCCAAACAACGGGCAGGTTGTGAAATCTGAAACTGAATTCGGAGTTTTGAAAGCTGAGCCTGATGTATATAAGGGGGGAACAGTTAAGCTCGCTGCGCGCATCGTGAGCGTCGAGCCCTCGAAACAAGGGACCCTGGTGGTAGCCGAGTGGTTGCCCTATCCGCAATCCGAATATGATGGGCCAGAGGATATCGGCTGGGTTTCAAAAGGTCTCGTTGCCGTTTATTATCCAGATAAACTCGACGCAGAGGGGAGTTTATACGGGAATAAATTTCTTGCCATTGGGAAAATGGTAGGGGTGACGGACAGTCAGTCAAAATTACCGTACATGACGGCTCGCTGCCTTCACGTGTGGAAAACAGGGGCTGCAGACATTGGTGATTCTGCCGATGAATATGATATCTCGGAGGAAAGGTATTGCGCAGAGAATAATCCCAAGTCCCCAAAAGTGTCGTAG
- a CDS encoding glycosyltransferase, which translates to MQKLVGSFWTTLEKDQSQISPEERHQALCTAEGLLTSWPEIDKPTRETVLQNLEHHSLHSCAFNHLLIDSIRYHLTKDLTFLKTIPARIDEHPDDLAACASTFMTLAEMVFNDTGNTLAAIINRRVFRTLFEKQHSHIGGLYDRLVGNRFQPFSPNNKVVILTRQFLQSPHAPTVDTINFATLLTQDYGKEVMIVASSEYTHGNDGAIVPAACGAMIPEYQGGLKTIDANGHSFPFLMCGDGVFSENAAIQGMQTIDAFSPEMILCISAPSLLAEPFHHRCFCFIYPTARGVPLTKHCFFHTWDQPDAEMQHILDQENLRGKHLFAQHPGFEVKPPSTALTRRQFGIPEDAFLFVVVGIRLFMDIDDRFLQLLIQICDHPKAHIAFAGNFENYKEQVGKHAALKGRTTHLGFQQDIMGVYQIADAYLNPIRNGGGSAIVYALQAGLPVLSLPSGDAGMVVAGFPPLETYEDMGKRAYDLMTNAMVLGDYQKLAHQEAPKFSGRKSLLHNIMQAFNEFAKRQGQH; encoded by the coding sequence ATGCAAAAACTCGTCGGAAGTTTTTGGACCACCCTGGAAAAAGATCAAAGCCAGATCTCCCCAGAAGAACGCCATCAGGCGCTTTGCACCGCCGAGGGCCTGCTCACCTCGTGGCCAGAAATCGATAAACCCACCAGGGAAACGGTGTTGCAAAACCTTGAACACCATTCATTACATTCTTGCGCCTTTAATCACCTACTGATTGACTCTATCCGGTATCATTTAACTAAGGACCTTACCTTTCTAAAAACCATACCCGCACGGATTGATGAGCATCCTGATGACCTGGCGGCTTGCGCATCAACCTTCATGACCCTGGCGGAAATGGTATTCAACGATACTGGAAATACCTTGGCTGCCATAATTAATCGGAGGGTTTTCCGCACATTATTTGAAAAGCAACATTCCCACATCGGTGGCCTGTATGACCGGTTGGTCGGAAATCGTTTCCAGCCGTTTTCCCCTAATAACAAAGTCGTCATCCTCACTCGGCAATTTCTACAATCTCCCCATGCTCCCACCGTCGATACCATCAACTTTGCAACTTTACTTACTCAGGATTATGGAAAAGAAGTGATGATTGTCGCCTCATCGGAATATACTCATGGCAATGATGGTGCCATAGTTCCGGCGGCTTGTGGAGCCATGATTCCCGAATATCAGGGTGGGCTTAAGACCATCGACGCCAATGGACATTCATTCCCCTTCCTCATGTGTGGCGATGGTGTTTTTAGTGAGAATGCCGCTATTCAGGGTATGCAAACTATCGATGCGTTTTCACCGGAAATGATTCTCTGCATCAGTGCCCCCTCCCTTCTTGCCGAACCCTTTCACCATCGCTGTTTTTGTTTTATTTATCCCACGGCGCGTGGAGTGCCGCTGACCAAACACTGCTTTTTTCATACCTGGGACCAACCGGATGCTGAAATGCAGCACATCCTTGATCAGGAAAACCTCCGAGGCAAGCATCTCTTTGCCCAACATCCTGGCTTTGAGGTCAAGCCTCCTTCGACGGCTCTGACCCGCCGACAATTTGGTATTCCTGAGGACGCGTTTCTTTTTGTCGTTGTAGGCATCAGGCTGTTCATGGATATCGATGACCGGTTTCTTCAACTTCTTATACAAATTTGTGATCATCCCAAAGCTCACATTGCGTTTGCTGGTAACTTCGAAAACTATAAAGAACAAGTCGGTAAGCACGCTGCCCTGAAAGGTCGCACCACCCACCTAGGGTTTCAACAAGACATTATGGGTGTCTATCAAATCGCAGATGCATACCTGAACCCAATCCGTAATGGTGGAGGCAGTGCGATCGTTTATGCCCTGCAGGCAGGCTTACCTGTCCTCAGCCTGCCTTCGGGTGATGCTGGAATGGTCGTAGCAGGATTTCCCCCATTGGAAACCTATGAGGACATGGGCAAACGCGCCTATGATCTCATGACCAATGCCATGGTTTTGGGCGACTACCAAAAACTGGCCCACCAAGAGGCACCTAAATTTTCAGGCAGAAAGTCCCTTTTGCACAATATAATGCAGGCCTTCAATGAATTTGCAAAACGGCAGGGCCAACATTAA
- a CDS encoding tetratricopeptide repeat protein — translation MQRLHRLLLGALFITLSVGCAGLEGTQPNQNDTFTQLDLGKEAFQQGQIDQALQIFDEVVKANPQDSAAWNARGFVHAERQQWDQAIPQFQEAVKLDPDNLRYLENLGIAYLEGGYPEVAVHTFDTLLRVSSESAGLWNHRGLALSRMGRYAQAIDDFSYGISLDSQNAMLFANRAVAFIKIGKTSSAKEDLDHAIRLDPQFPQPYQSRGLLALREGNFRMAAEDFGQTLKLGVDGGDVHYNRAVALFMLGKTVEANQELRMACARGSFQACGQADRLAMVPEEL, via the coding sequence ATGCAAAGGCTGCATCGTTTATTACTGGGGGCTCTATTCATAACTTTATCCGTTGGATGTGCGGGACTCGAAGGCACCCAGCCCAATCAAAACGACACCTTCACTCAATTAGACTTGGGTAAGGAGGCGTTTCAACAGGGCCAGATTGATCAAGCCCTTCAGATCTTTGATGAAGTAGTGAAAGCGAACCCGCAAGATTCTGCGGCATGGAATGCCCGAGGGTTTGTGCATGCAGAACGTCAACAGTGGGATCAAGCCATTCCCCAATTTCAAGAAGCTGTCAAACTCGATCCGGACAACCTTCGCTATCTGGAGAATCTTGGGATTGCCTATCTGGAGGGTGGATATCCTGAAGTCGCGGTGCACACTTTCGATACCCTGCTTCGCGTCTCTTCGGAATCAGCAGGTTTGTGGAATCATCGAGGACTAGCCTTGAGTCGCATGGGCCGATACGCCCAAGCCATTGATGATTTTTCTTATGGTATTTCGTTGGACTCCCAAAACGCCATGCTTTTTGCCAATCGGGCTGTGGCGTTTATCAAAATTGGGAAGACTTCATCGGCCAAAGAAGATCTCGATCATGCCATTCGCTTGGATCCCCAGTTCCCACAACCCTACCAAAGCCGTGGACTCCTTGCCTTGCGAGAGGGAAATTTCAGAATGGCGGCGGAAGATTTTGGTCAGACCCTCAAACTCGGTGTTGATGGCGGGGACGTGCACTACAATCGAGCAGTCGCCTTATTCATGCTTGGGAAAACTGTCGAGGCCAATCAAGAACTGAGAATGGCCTGTGCGCGAGGGAGCTTTCAGGCTTGTGGCCAGGCGGATCGCCTGGCCATGGTTCCTGAAGAGTTGTAA